CCATGGAATACTTGACCGGCTATCTGATTGAAAAATCACTTGCCGTGGATAATGTGTTCGTGTGGCTGATGTTATTTAACTTTTTTGCCATTCCGCTAGAGCTGCAAAAACGGGTACTGACTTACGGCGTACTCGGTGCCATTGTATTGCGCACGATTATGATTTTTGCCGGTGTCTGGTTACTCGCCCACTTCCATTGGCTGCTTTATGTATTTGGTGCATTCCTGTTAATTACCGGTATAAAAATGTGGTGGATGGCCGATAAAGAAATGGATCTCAATAACAACCCCTTACTCAATTGGTTCAAGCGACATTTTGCCATTAGCGACCACTTGGAAGGCGAGCGTTTCTTTGTTGTGATAAACGGTGTAAAGCTGATGACGCCTTTATTTTTAGTGCTCATCATGGTGGAAATTTCAGACATTATTTTTGCGGTGGATTCGATCCCGGCTATTTTTGCAATCACCTCAGATCCATTCATCGTACTCACATCCAATATCTTTGCGATTCTCGGTTTGCGAGCCATGTACTTTTTATTAGCGGATGTCGCTGACCGTTTTGCCTATATCAAATACGGCTTGGCCCTGGTGCTGGTATTTATTGGTATAAAAATGTTGTTGATCGATATTTACAAAATCCCGATTGGCATATCACTGGCAACCGTTGCGTTATTAATTGGTGGTTCGGTGTTGATCTCCTGGATAAAAACCAAACCTTCATCCAGCACACACTAACAACAACGCCGCCCTTGCAATCAACAAGGGCGGCTCTGCTGATTTAATGCGCGGGGTTAAACCACTTTAAACTATCGTGTAACTTCACCACTTCACCCACAATAAACAATGTCGGTGCATGCACATCATTGGCAGCAACCACATCAGCAATTGATAGCAAATCTGCAATCAACACGCGCTGTTCCTGTGTGGTTCCCTTTTCAATCAACGCCACCGGTGTTTGCGGTGAGCGACCATGACTAATTAGCGACTCGCAAATTTCTTTTAACCCCACCAAGCCCATATAAAACACCAGCGTCTGGGTTGGATTTGCCAATTCAGGCCACTGCAGGTTGGTATTGTCCGACTTTAAATGCCCCGTTACGAAACGCACCGATTGTGCGTAGTCGCGATGGGTAAGTGGAATACCAGCATAGGCCGAACAACCTGAGGCCGCCGTAATACCCGGCACTACCTGAAAAGGAATATTGTTTTGCGCCAGCAGCTCGATCTCTTCACCACCGCGCCCAAAAATAAAAGGGTCTCCCCCTTTCAAACGTAAAACACGTTTGCCTTCTTTCGCCAAATCAACCAACAATTGGTTGATATTTTCCTGCTGCATAGCATGCTCACTGCGACGCTTTCCTACATAAATGCGTTCAGCATCGCGACGAACCAATTCCATCACACCCTCTGACACCAAGCGGTCGTAAAGCACTACATCGGCCTGCTGCATCAAACGTAGTGCACGCAGGGTTAGCAATTCCGGATCACCAGGTCCTCCGCCCACCAAATACACTTCCCCTTGGGTGATTGTCTGATCTTCTTTTGCAATTTCCGTGGCAATGACATGTTCAGCGGCAGCATCCTGACCATTTAGCGCCAACTCAGCAGCCGGACCTTGCAGGATTTTCTCCCAAAACCGGCGACGACTATCACCATCATCAAAGCGCGCTTTAACACGGTCACGCCAACTACTGGCAATTTGGGCAAGGCGTCCGTAGCTAATTGGAATCAAGGTTTCTAATTTCGCGCGAATTAATCGCGCTAATACGGGCGACTCACCGCCGCTGGAAATTGCAATTACCAAGGGGGAGCGATCAATAATCGCAGGGGTGATATAAGTGCATAACGCCGGACTATCCACTACGTTTACTGGCAAGTTGCGCGCTTTTGCATCGGTAGAAATCTGCTCATTCAGCGTTTCAATATCGGTCGCGGCAATGGCGATGACACAATCATCCAAATCACTGGTTTGATATTCGCGCTCATGCAGTTCGCCATTATTTTGCGCAACCAGCTCACGCAACTCGCTGGAAATGTCCGGCGCAACCACCCGCAAACGCGCACCCGCCTTGGAGAGCAATCGCCCTTTGCGCGTCGCAATATCACCACCACCCACCAATAAGCACAGACGGTTTTTTAAATCGAGAAAGACGGGGAAATATTCCATAAAAAAATCTACACAGTTTTATTAGACACTATGCTAATGCCAGAGTTGAAACAAGACTCAGATGAATACAAAAAAGATACTGCAGAAATAAAAAAGGTGGGCATCGCCCACCTTTTTCCTATTTTTTAGCAGGTATTAGTAACTCCAACCCACCCATATAAGGCCGCAGTACTTCTGGCACTATAACGCTGCCATCTTCTTGCTGATAGTTTTCCAGCACAGCGAGCAAGGTGCGGCCGATGGCCAGACCCGAACCGTTTAAGGTGTGCAGCAATTCAGGCTTGCCGGTTTCCTTGTTACGGAAGCGAGCCATCATGCGGCGCGCCTGGAAATCGCGGAAGCTGCTGCAGGAAGAAATCTCACGATACTTATCTTGCGAAGGCACCCATACTTCAATGTCATAGGTTTTGGCAGCTGAAAAGCCGATGTCGCCACCACACAAAATGACGGTGCGATGAGGCAAGCCAAGCTGTTGCAAAATCGTTTCCGCATGACCAACCAAGGCTTCCAATGCTGCATCGGATTCCTCAGGGCGCACAAACTTCACCAGTTCCACTTTTTCAAATTGATGCTGGCGAATCATGCCGCGGGTATCACGACCATAACTGCCAGCTTCTGAACGGAAACAGGGAGAGTGGCACACCAATTTAATTGGCAGTTGCGATTCATCGACAATGTCATCGCGATAAATATTGGTCACTGGAACTTCTGCCGTGGGGATCAAATAAAACTCGCGATCATCCGTCAGCTT
The nucleotide sequence above comes from Cellvibrio sp. PSBB023. Encoded proteins:
- a CDS encoding TerC family protein translates to MLNLLAFSSLANAEAGLANALQTAEQSTSAIQSIGTWWMWLAFFAIVFLALAIDLIFVGGGKQHRVSLKEAASWSLVWVGLALSFGAGLWWYLDVHYTREFATTKTMEYLTGYLIEKSLAVDNVFVWLMLFNFFAIPLELQKRVLTYGVLGAIVLRTIMIFAGVWLLAHFHWLLYVFGAFLLITGIKMWWMADKEMDLNNNPLLNWFKRHFAISDHLEGERFFVVINGVKLMTPLFLVLIMVEISDIIFAVDSIPAIFAITSDPFIVLTSNIFAILGLRAMYFLLADVADRFAYIKYGLALVLVFIGIKMLLIDIYKIPIGISLATVALLIGGSVLISWIKTKPSSSTH
- the cysG gene encoding siroheme synthase CysG, which translates into the protein MEYFPVFLDLKNRLCLLVGGGDIATRKGRLLSKAGARLRVVAPDISSELRELVAQNNGELHEREYQTSDLDDCVIAIAATDIETLNEQISTDAKARNLPVNVVDSPALCTYITPAIIDRSPLVIAISSGGESPVLARLIRAKLETLIPISYGRLAQIASSWRDRVKARFDDGDSRRRFWEKILQGPAAELALNGQDAAAEHVIATEIAKEDQTITQGEVYLVGGGPGDPELLTLRALRLMQQADVVLYDRLVSEGVMELVRRDAERIYVGKRRSEHAMQQENINQLLVDLAKEGKRVLRLKGGDPFIFGRGGEEIELLAQNNIPFQVVPGITAASGCSAYAGIPLTHRDYAQSVRFVTGHLKSDNTNLQWPELANPTQTLVFYMGLVGLKEICESLISHGRSPQTPVALIEKGTTQEQRVLIADLLSIADVVAANDVHAPTLFIVGEVVKLHDSLKWFNPAH